The following is a genomic window from Geobacillus subterraneus.
CCACCTACACTTCGCTTAGAGGTGGGAGTTTCTTACTACTCGATCGAAGAAGCTTCAACGCAGAAGAAGGTGGTCTTCTTCGGCTCGATAGGAGGATCGGAAGTCTTCCCGACCGATTCGGTAAACAACATCGGTAGGTCACCGATGGGGCGGTCCCACCCGTCTACTACTTCTTGCTTACGCAATCCGTAGATACGTGAGCGTCGTTGGCACATCCCAAGGAACGATCTCTTGGTAGAGCGCCTTGCTCAAAATGTTGCGGGCGCCATGAATGTCCCGATGTTCTTGATACCCGCAAGAACAAGCAAAGATTCGCCGGGAACCTTTTTGTCTTTTTTGGCAGACAGGACATGTCTGACTTGTATACGACTCATCAATTTCTTTCAAACGAATACCTTGTTGGGCTAATTTATCGGCGAGATATTGCTTGACTTTCCCAAAAGACCAGTTGGAGAGTTTTTGTGCTTGTTTCCGGTGGACTTTCTTTTTCTTTCTCGTGTATCGCTCGACTCCTTCGACATTTCCGATGTACACATCCGACACGGATTGCGCAAGGCACCAATCGACGAATGGCTTGGTCGTTTTATGAAGCGCATCCCGCAGTTGACGTTCCGATTTGGATAAGAGGTATCGTTTGGCTCGTTCGTATTTCTTCCAGCGGCGGGAGCCTTTTTGGCATTTCGCTTGCCGCCGTTGAATTTCGGCGAGTTTCTTGTTTCGGAACCGATGGAGCGAGCGCACCTTTCTCCCTGTAATCAAGAGCGCTTGACCGCTTTCGCAAAAGGCGCCGATCGTATGAATTTCACCGAGATCCTAGAGGGGCGGTGATTTAGTACAAAATAGTGCTATTCCATCTGTTTCTCAGTTAGAAAAACCTGGCGAAATCAGCCTTCTTTTTTGGCGAGATGCCGCTGATTTGCTCGTGGCAGCCGTTTTTCACCGGCCTTCTAGAACAGGAAAAAGAGAAGGCGGTCAAAGAAGCCGAAAAACAAAAAGCCATCGAAATCGCGAAAAACTTTCTTGACGTCCTGCCGATTCACGAAGTCGCGAAACGAACGGGGCTAACTGTCGCCGAAGTGGCAGAATTGGCGAAAGCAATGGACCAAAATCAACCTCCAGTCCAATAACGCAAAAGATCCGAGGTCGTTCGGTTCTTTTTTTTCGCACTGTTGCCGTTTCATCATTGACCTTTCATTGACAACGGAACGTTATTGGACAGGTGAAATCATTTTTACCTTGCACATCATGAGCGTCTTTCTGTATCAAGCACATTTGGTTGTGAAGAGCCGGGTGGTCAAGGACCGCTCTTCCGATCAGCAAAAGATGGATCCTCTCATCTTACCGATACTCTTCCTCCGTATTGACATTGCGCCATACGGTTTCATCCGCGGCAAGCGGTTGGGCGTCAACATAGCGGACGCGGGCGCCGTCAAGAAGCGAAACCATCCGTCGTTCGCCGGCATCGAGCAGCTTGGCGATCATCGGGCGAAGCCTCCGGTGGTACAGGGCGACCAATGGCTCCGGGCGGCCGTCATGGAGCGGGACGACGGCGTCAAAGGACGGATCGGCATAGGCGGCGAGCCGTTCCGTTACGTCCTTGTTCATATACGGCATGTCGCACGGCAGGATGAACACCCAATCGGATCGGCTCTGTTCCATGGCAGTGTAAATGCCGGCAAGCGGCCCAGAACCGCGGTAACGCTCCGCATCGAGCAGCACCGGGATGTCCGTTCGCCGACGAAACTCGCCGACAAGCGCCGGATGGCTGATGAGATACAACTCATCGGCGATCGGAGCCAGCGCGGCGACAGACCAGGCGAAAAACGGCGCGCCTTGATGCAACGCGAACGCCTTTGGCCGCCCGAACCGGCGCGACTGGCCGCCGGCCAGCACCACTCCGGCAATCGTTTGTTTCATCACGATCCCCCTTCCGGACCTCGTCTGTTCCTACCGTACCATACGAACCGGCGAAAAAAAAGATTTCCGCCTGCCGACGGAAATCCTAGATGAGTTATTTTTTGCCGATGGCCACCCGCCAGACGTCCGGCCCTTCCTCTAAGTACTCCCACGTAAACTGATCCGGACGCTCCATCATAAATTGGTATTGCAACGGACGCGGGTCATGGTCGTTGACAAGCTCCATCACTTCCCCCGGCTTTAGGCTGTCAAACAGCCGGAAAATCGCGGGATGGCGATCGCGCGGCGGATAATCCGGAGCATGGATTTTTGCAGCAAATTGGCTCATAACGTTGGCCTCCTTTGTAGTATAATGAATTATATACTTATCATAGCCGCTTTCACCTAGGACGGTAGTGACGAGCATCACAGTCGGCTGGTGAACATTTTCAATTCCCGTGAAAGGAGAAATGGCGGTTGGAAGAGCTTGTTGGCTTTTGTGCGCAATGCGGCAAGCCAATCCATTGTTTGCATGGGTTTTTAAACGGCGTCATCAGCGAAGGAAAGGAGACGTTGTACTGTTTTCCCTGCCATGAAAAGCAAAAGGAGAAAGAACACGCCAAGCCCGATCAATGTCGCAAGTAGTTGAAAACGTTCACAAATGAAAGGCACAGCGGCATTCCGCTGTGCCTATTTGTTATTCTTCTTCCGCCAAATTCGCCACCGGCAGCTCTTCCCCTTCGCCGTGCGTTGGCTTGCGCAAATGGAACAGCACTTTGATGGCAAAGACAAGCAACGCGACGACGCCGATCAAAAAGATCGTATCCGGAACAAAGCGGACAAGCAGCAAGGTCTGGACGATATCTTGTTGTAAGAACGAAGGCGAACGCGATGCCCAATAACCATTGACAAACGCTTCCTTAATTTGCAAAATCCCGACCGGAAGCAGCGTGATGGCGATCATGCCGGCCAATCCAATGTTTAACATCCAGCATGAGAACTTCAACCATTTGTCATTCCACGCCTCTGGTTTGACAATGTTGCGCAGCGAGTAAAGGAGCACGGCGATCGCAAACATGCCATACACGCCCATCATCGCTCCGTGGCCGTGAGCCGGCGTTAAGAATTGACCGTGTTCAAAGTAGTTGACCGCCGGCAAGTTGATCAGAAAGCCGAGCACCCCTGCACCGACCAAGTTCCAGATCGCTGTGGAAATCAAGAACCAGAATGTAGCTTTATACGGGAAGTTGACTCCGCCGTCGCGCATCATTTTATATTGTTCGTACGCTTCTAAAATAAGGAGCGTAAGCGGAATGACTTCAAGCGCCGAGAACACCGCGCCAAGAGCGATCCATACTTCCGGCGAACCGTTGTAATAATAGTGGTGGCCGATGCCGATGACACCGCTGCCCAATAAAAGCGTGAATTGGAAGTATAGCGCTCTGACCGTCGACTTTTTCGTCACCAATCTCATTTGTACGAGCAAGAACCCGATGACGACAACGGCGAACACTTCGAAAATGCCTTCTACCCACAAGTGGATGATCCACCAGCGCCAGAAGTCAGCCATCGTAAAGTTCGTGTCCGGCTGGATAAAGAACGCGAAGATGTAAAAGAACGGAACGGCAATGGCTGAGTAAAACAGCAAGTGGATGAGCCCGCCTTTGTCGCTTTCCCGCTTCAGCCCGCGCTTGACGCCGCGGAAGACGATGAACAGCCAAAGGAGCATGCCGACCACCAAAATGATTTGCCAAATACGGCCGAGCTCAATGTATTCCCAACCTTGATGGCCAAACAGGAACCATTCGTTTCCTAAATAGCCGTTGACGCCAAGCCATTGGCCGATCATGCTGCCGGCGACAAGGACAACAAGCGCCCAGAAGAGCAAATCAACAAGCAACCCTTGCTTTTTCGGTTCTTGCCCGCCGACAAGCGGAGCGATAAAAATCCCCATGCCGAGCCATGCGGTCGCAATCCAGAAAATCGCCAGCTGCAAATGATACCCTTTGGCAATGTTAAACGGTAATATGTCGTAGATCCATTTGATGCCAAAAAAGCTGTCTGGTTCCGTATAGTAGTGGGCAAGCAATGCCCCGAACATCGTTTGGACGAAAAAGAGCGCCGATACGACGACGAAATATTTGCCCGCTTTCACCTGCGACGGAGTCAGCGGCTGCCGCCGCAAATCGATGACCGGAAACTTCCCTGCGGCATACGCTTCTTGCATGCTTAATTGGTAACGATAGAACACATACAAAATGATCCCGACAAACAAAATCAAAACCGTGACGCTGACGCCGCTCCACCATACCGCAGAAAACGACATCGTATTGCCGGCGTCCTCATAGTACGGCCAGTTGTTCGTATACGTAATCTCGTCGCCAATTCTTAGCGTGCTCGACAACCAGGCGGTCCAGAAGAAAAAGTCGGCAATTTGCTGGATTTGATCCCCATTCGCAACCCAAGCGCGATCCGCTTTTGGCATGTCGCTTTCGTTGATCAATCCTTTTTTCAATCCCCAGCCGTCACCATTGGTGAAAACGTCGCGGTAATAGTCACGCACTTTTTCCAACCCGTAGACTTGCGCATCTGTTAGGACAAGCACATCGGTTACCGGGTTGTAACGGTTTTTCCGCATCTCTTTCATCACTTGTTCACGGATGATCGACTTCTCATCGTCCGTTAAATCGGCAAACGGTTTGTTATACCGCTCTTTCGCTTTGTAATCTTGCATGCCTTCCGTGTACACTTTCAGCGCTTCCGCCGTATAGTCCGGCCCCATATACGATCCATGGCCAAGCACCGTGCCATAATCCATCAATCCGTATTTTTGGAAGACAGCTTGCCCGCCGACGATCGTTTCTTTCGTCATCAACACTTGGCCGCTTTCACTGCGCACTTCTTTCGGCCTTGGCGCCATTTCTTTGAAAATCCAATACCCGCCGACGAGCAGGACGGTAAAGCTAATTAAAATAGTGAAAATGAGAATCGATTTAAGAAAACTGTTGGTCGTTTGCCGCCCAGGCCGGATGTTGGGACGGACCGTTCGGTTCACTTCCATGTGAGGCAACCTCCTTCTCGTTTGTTCGACCCCATTGTAGCGCGCTGATCGTTTGGCGGTTTGTGAGCCGAGACAAATGTCAACTATGATTTATATCACAGCTTCAACGTGTGAGAATTTATACAATGAAGGCAGAAAGGGCCAAACGGCGCGGATTTTCGAAAACCGTCGCCGTCTGTTCCAACAAACAGCTGTCACATATTTGTCACATTTCCTCAGCTGTCACATGTTTGTCACCTTGTTAAAGGAGAGAACGCCATGGCGAACCATTGGATGAAAGACCGCTTAAAAGCTGTTCCGTTGTTTCGTGAACTGTCCGATTACGAGCTTGATTCGCTGGTTGCCATTTCCCACGTGCGCGTTTACAAGCCGCGGACGTTTGTCTTTATGCAAGGCGACCCGCTCGAGCGAGTCTATTTCATTCATTCCGGCACGGTAAAAATTTATAAAACGGACTTCAGCGGGAAAGAACAAATCGTTTCGATTTTGCAGACGGGAGAAATGTTTCCGCATGCCGGCTTTTTCTTAAAAGGCACCTATCCGGCCCACGCCGAAGTGGTCGAGGAAGCGACATTGATCGCCATTCCGATCCATGATTTCGAACAAGTGCTGATGGCCAGCCCTGAGCTGTGCATGAAACTGTTTCGCGTCATGGGCGAAAAAATCGTTGACTTGCAAAATCGGCTCGAAGCGCAAGTGCTCCATAATACGTACGAACAAATCGTGCTGCTTTTGCTGCGGCTGACGCGGACGAATGCCGTCAAACAAGGGAAATGGCACCGTCTCACCGCCCATGTGACAAACCGTGAGCTGGCCAATATGATCGGCACCGCCCGCGAAACGGTCAGCCGGACGTTGAGCCAGCTGAAACGGAAAGGGCTGATTGACGTCGACGAACACGGCTTTTATTTGATTGACCGCGAAGGGCTCGAACAAGAAATCTTTTTCTAACTCCTTTTTCCCCATCGTCCGGCACCGGTCGGGATGCGCAATGGAGCTGATGGGGTTTCCTTTCAAACATTTCGGCAAGCCCATCTTTCTGGAACATGCTATTCCGCCCTTTCAAACGAAAACGAAACCTTTTTTCCAAAGTGGAATATGTCATGTTTCGGCCGAAAGATGTGAGCTATATCACAACATTCCACAGTGAAAATGATTATCATGATAGTCAAAAAGGAGGGAAAGCGCATGGGTGTGACGATTGAACTCGATGTACGCGAAGATTTGCGGCAAAAGCGGGAACCGTTTGAAAAAATTATGAACGCCATCAAGCCGCTGCAGCCGGGCGATACGTTCATTTTACACGCCCCGTTCAAGCCGCTGCCGTTGTTTCCGATTATGAAAGCGAAAGGATTTACGTACGAGGCCGAACAAATCGAGAAAAAACATTGGAGAGTAACGTTTGTCAAACAGGGGGGATGACCGATGATCCTCGATAACCGCGGACTCGAGCCGCCGCAGCCGATGATGCGGACGCTCGCTGCCCTCGCTAAGCTGAACCCTGGGGAGACGCTGACGATCATTAACGATCGCCGACCGATGTTTTTGTACGAACAGCTTGACGAGCTTGGCTACCGGCACGAGACGGTCGCACGTGAAGACGGCAGTTTTGAAATCCGCATTACGAAAGGATGAGCAACGTGTTTCCTACTCGCACGGGGACGGAAACAGACGTCCGTCTTCCGTTCTCGTTTATCATGTTCGCCGTGTTGGCGTTCGCCGCGTCGCAGCTTATGTTGCTTGGAGCGATTCCCTCACTTAGCAGCGGCGCGTTCCGGCTGCCGTTCGTGTGGGCGGCGGCCCACCTGGCGTTGCTTGGCTTTGCATTGATGACGGCCATGGGGGCGATGTACCAGCTCGTTCCGGTCGCCTTTTTGACACCGATTTGGAGCGAGCGGCTCGGTTTTTGGCAGTTTGCCGTGACCGCCGTCGGCATTGTCGCATTTGCCGTAAGTCTAGCGGCGGCGCCAAACCGGGCGTTTCTCCCCGGCTTGCTTCTGCTTTTTGGCATCATCCTATTCGTCTGGCAAATGGCGATGACGTTAAGAAAACAAGAAACGAAAACCGTCATGACGCTGTTTGTCGCCACATCGCTGTTGTTTTTATTGCTGACGGCAGCTGCCGGGGGGCTCTTGGCGTTTCACTTTTTCGCCGCCAAAGGCGCTAACAACCATGAAGTGGTGTTCGGCTTGCATGTGCTGTTTGGGCTGTGCGGCTGGTTCACACTG
Proteins encoded in this region:
- a CDS encoding RNA-guided endonuclease InsQ/TnpB family protein; this encodes MITGRKVRSLHRFRNKKLAEIQRRQAKCQKGSRRWKKYERAKRYLLSKSERQLRDALHKTTKPFVDWCLAQSVSDVYIGNVEGVERYTRKKKKVHRKQAQKLSNWSFGKVKQYLADKLAQQGIRLKEIDESYTSQTCPVCQKRQKGSRRIFACSCGYQEHRDIHGARNILSKALYQEIVPWDVPTTLTYLRIA
- a CDS encoding molybdenum cofactor guanylyltransferase; its protein translation is MKQTIAGVVLAGGQSRRFGRPKAFALHQGAPFFAWSVAALAPIADELYLISHPALVGEFRRRTDIPVLLDAERYRGSGPLAGIYTAMEQSRSDWVFILPCDMPYMNKDVTERLAAYADPSFDAVVPLHDGRPEPLVALYHRRLRPMIAKLLDAGERRMVSLLDGARVRYVDAQPLAADETVWRNVNTEEEYR
- a CDS encoding DUF2249 domain-containing protein; translated protein: MSQFAAKIHAPDYPPRDRHPAIFRLFDSLKPGEVMELVNDHDPRPLQYQFMMERPDQFTWEYLEEGPDVWRVAIGKK
- a CDS encoding nitric-oxide reductase large subunit, which encodes MEVNRTVRPNIRPGRQTTNSFLKSILIFTILISFTVLLVGGYWIFKEMAPRPKEVRSESGQVLMTKETIVGGQAVFQKYGLMDYGTVLGHGSYMGPDYTAEALKVYTEGMQDYKAKERYNKPFADLTDDEKSIIREQVMKEMRKNRYNPVTDVLVLTDAQVYGLEKVRDYYRDVFTNGDGWGLKKGLINESDMPKADRAWVANGDQIQQIADFFFWTAWLSSTLRIGDEITYTNNWPYYEDAGNTMSFSAVWWSGVSVTVLILFVGIILYVFYRYQLSMQEAYAAGKFPVIDLRRQPLTPSQVKAGKYFVVVSALFFVQTMFGALLAHYYTEPDSFFGIKWIYDILPFNIAKGYHLQLAIFWIATAWLGMGIFIAPLVGGQEPKKQGLLVDLLFWALVVLVAGSMIGQWLGVNGYLGNEWFLFGHQGWEYIELGRIWQIILVVGMLLWLFIVFRGVKRGLKRESDKGGLIHLLFYSAIAVPFFYIFAFFIQPDTNFTMADFWRWWIIHLWVEGIFEVFAVVVIGFLLVQMRLVTKKSTVRALYFQFTLLLGSGVIGIGHHYYYNGSPEVWIALGAVFSALEVIPLTLLILEAYEQYKMMRDGGVNFPYKATFWFLISTAIWNLVGAGVLGFLINLPAVNYFEHGQFLTPAHGHGAMMGVYGMFAIAVLLYSLRNIVKPEAWNDKWLKFSCWMLNIGLAGMIAITLLPVGILQIKEAFVNGYWASRSPSFLQQDIVQTLLLVRFVPDTIFLIGVVALLVFAIKVLFHLRKPTHGEGEELPVANLAEEE
- a CDS encoding Crp/Fnr family transcriptional regulator — translated: MANHWMKDRLKAVPLFRELSDYELDSLVAISHVRVYKPRTFVFMQGDPLERVYFIHSGTVKIYKTDFSGKEQIVSILQTGEMFPHAGFFLKGTYPAHAEVVEEATLIAIPIHDFEQVLMASPELCMKLFRVMGEKIVDLQNRLEAQVLHNTYEQIVLLLLRLTRTNAVKQGKWHRLTAHVTNRELANMIGTARETVSRTLSQLKRKGLIDVDEHGFYLIDREGLEQEIFF
- a CDS encoding DUF2249 domain-containing protein codes for the protein MGVTIELDVREDLRQKREPFEKIMNAIKPLQPGDTFILHAPFKPLPLFPIMKAKGFTYEAEQIEKKHWRVTFVKQGG
- a CDS encoding DUF2249 domain-containing protein, giving the protein MILDNRGLEPPQPMMRTLAALAKLNPGETLTIINDRRPMFLYEQLDELGYRHETVAREDGSFEIRITKG